The window AGCCTGGTAGGATTTATGTTTTTAAATACAAAATTATTGGGACTTCCAATTCCGTTTCATAGAAATTTTGAAGAGGTAAATTTAAGATTTTATGTCAGGAAAAAAGATGGGAAAGAATGGAAAAGAGGTGTTGTTTTCATTAAAGAAATTGTTCCGAAATATGCATTGAGTATTATCGCCAATTGGGTGTATAAAGAAAATTATAAGACCCGAAAAATGAAAAATGAGATGCATTACAACGACAATGATTTGATTGTAAAATATTTCTGGAATGAAGAACATTGGAACTTTATTCAGATTAATGCAGATAGTAAAGCGCAAAAAATGGAAAATGATTCGGAGTTCGAATTCATCACCGAACATTATTGGGGATTTACAAAACGGGGAAACAAAACCTCAGAATACGAAGTTTGCCACCCAAAATGGGATTGGTATCCTGTAAAAGATCATCATTTGGAAATAGATTTTAAAAAAGTCTACGGACAAGATTTCGAATGTCTAAATCATCAAA is drawn from Chryseobacterium muglaense and contains these coding sequences:
- a CDS encoding YqjF family protein — its product is MKFLKAEWRKLAIINYEVNPEILLKYLPNGTEIDLYQGKCYVSLVGFMFLNTKLLGLPIPFHRNFEEVNLRFYVRKKDGKEWKRGVVFIKEIVPKYALSIIANWVYKENYKTRKMKNEMHYNDNDLIVKYFWNEEHWNFIQINADSKAQKMENDSEFEFITEHYWGFTKRGNKTSEYEVCHPKWDWYPVKDHHLEIDFKKVYGQDFECLNHQKPISVMLAEGSEIEVRMKKYLLEK